In Neofelis nebulosa isolate mNeoNeb1 chromosome 7, mNeoNeb1.pri, whole genome shotgun sequence, the following proteins share a genomic window:
- the SERPINA9 gene encoding serpin A9 isoform X2 — MASPFYRLFLVVSVCASVYCVPPSSGPCPSPTRNSATAWVSSSNTNFAFRLYRRLVLKTPDQNVFFSPLSISASLATLSLGARSATKTQILQGLGFNLTHEPESAIHRAFRHLLHSLSVPGKGLDLRMGSVLFIQKELHLQTKFLDDVKRLYDSKVFSTDFSSTSTARKRINSYVEKETKGKVVDLIQDLDPLTAMVLVNPVFFKAKWEKPFHPGYTRKSSPFLVGQGATVKVPMMHQVEQFAFGVDPELSCSILQMDYSGNTVAFFVLPGQGKMRQLEQALSAGTLRRWSLLLQKRWIEVFIPKFSISASYDLETILPKMGIWDAFNNNADFSGITKTDFLQLSKVAHKAVLDVSEEGTEAAAATATKLIVRSKDSPSYTIIRFNRSFLLLLINKATEAILFLGKVENPTKS; from the exons ATGGCCTCTCCCTTTTATCGACTTTTCCTGGTTGTCAGCGTCTGTGCTTCGGTCTACTGTGTGCCCCCATCCAGtggcccctgcccttcccccacaagGAACAGCGCTACCGCCTGGGTATCTTCCAGCAACACCAACTTTGCCTTCCGCCTCTACCGGAGGCTGGTTTTGAAGACCCCGGATCAGAACGTCTTCTTCTCCCCGCTGAGTATCTCCGCTTCCCTGGCCACGCTCTCCCTCGGGGCCCGCTCAGCCACCAAGACCCAGATCCTCCAAGGCCTGGGGTTCAACCTCACGCACGAGCCGGAATCCGCCATCCACCGGGCCTTCCGGCACCTGCTCCACTCACTCAGTGTCCCCGGCAAAGGCCTAGACTTGAGGATGGGGAGCGTCCTCTTCATCCAAAAGGAGCTGCACCTACAGACAAAGTTCTTGGACGACGTCAAGAGGCTGTATGATTCGAAGGTCTTTTCTACAGATTTCTCCAGCACCTCCACCGCCCGGAAGAGAATCAACAGCTATGTGGAGAAGGAGACCAAAGGGAAGGTTGTAGACTTAATCCAAGACCTTGACCCTCTGACGGCCATGGTCCTGGTGAACCCCGTTTTCTTTAAAG CCAAGTGGGAGAAGCCCTTTCACCCTGGATATACAAGAAAGAGCTCTCCGTTCCTGGTGGGCCAGGGGGCCACTGTGAAGGTCCCAATGATGCACCAGGTGGAACAATTTGCTTTTGGGGTGGATCCGGAGCTGAGCTGCTCTATACTACAGATGGACTACAGTGGCAACACCGTGGCCTTCTTTGTCCTCCCTGGCCAGGGCAAGATGAGGCAGCTGGAACAGGCCTTGTCAGCCGGGACACTGAGGCGATGGAGCCTCTTACTCCAGAAGAG GTGGATAGAGGTGTTCATTCCgaaattttccatttctgcctCCTATGACCTGGAAACCATCCTCCCGAAGATGGGCATCTGGGATGCCTTTAATAATAATGCTGATTTTTCTGGAATCACAAAGACAGACTTCCTGCAGCTTTCCAAA GTTGCCCACAAGGCTGTGCTGGATGTCAGCGAGGAGGGGACCGAGGCCGCAGCAGCCACCGCCACCAAGCTCATAGTCCGGTCAAAGGACAGCCCCTCTTACACCATCATCCGCTTCAATAGgtccttcctgctgctgctgaTAAACAAAGCCACAGAGGCCATTCTCTTCCTAGGGAAAGTTGAAAATCCAACTAAATCCTAG
- the SERPINA9 gene encoding serpin A9 isoform X1, whose translation MSGNLFRPKMASPFYRLFLVVSVCASVYCVPPSSGPCPSPTRNSATAWVSSSNTNFAFRLYRRLVLKTPDQNVFFSPLSISASLATLSLGARSATKTQILQGLGFNLTHEPESAIHRAFRHLLHSLSVPGKGLDLRMGSVLFIQKELHLQTKFLDDVKRLYDSKVFSTDFSSTSTARKRINSYVEKETKGKVVDLIQDLDPLTAMVLVNPVFFKAKWEKPFHPGYTRKSSPFLVGQGATVKVPMMHQVEQFAFGVDPELSCSILQMDYSGNTVAFFVLPGQGKMRQLEQALSAGTLRRWSLLLQKRWIEVFIPKFSISASYDLETILPKMGIWDAFNNNADFSGITKTDFLQLSKVAHKAVLDVSEEGTEAAAATATKLIVRSKDSPSYTIIRFNRSFLLLLINKATEAILFLGKVENPTKS comes from the exons ATGAGCGGAA ACTTGTTTCGTCCCAAAATGGCCTCTCCCTTTTATCGACTTTTCCTGGTTGTCAGCGTCTGTGCTTCGGTCTACTGTGTGCCCCCATCCAGtggcccctgcccttcccccacaagGAACAGCGCTACCGCCTGGGTATCTTCCAGCAACACCAACTTTGCCTTCCGCCTCTACCGGAGGCTGGTTTTGAAGACCCCGGATCAGAACGTCTTCTTCTCCCCGCTGAGTATCTCCGCTTCCCTGGCCACGCTCTCCCTCGGGGCCCGCTCAGCCACCAAGACCCAGATCCTCCAAGGCCTGGGGTTCAACCTCACGCACGAGCCGGAATCCGCCATCCACCGGGCCTTCCGGCACCTGCTCCACTCACTCAGTGTCCCCGGCAAAGGCCTAGACTTGAGGATGGGGAGCGTCCTCTTCATCCAAAAGGAGCTGCACCTACAGACAAAGTTCTTGGACGACGTCAAGAGGCTGTATGATTCGAAGGTCTTTTCTACAGATTTCTCCAGCACCTCCACCGCCCGGAAGAGAATCAACAGCTATGTGGAGAAGGAGACCAAAGGGAAGGTTGTAGACTTAATCCAAGACCTTGACCCTCTGACGGCCATGGTCCTGGTGAACCCCGTTTTCTTTAAAG CCAAGTGGGAGAAGCCCTTTCACCCTGGATATACAAGAAAGAGCTCTCCGTTCCTGGTGGGCCAGGGGGCCACTGTGAAGGTCCCAATGATGCACCAGGTGGAACAATTTGCTTTTGGGGTGGATCCGGAGCTGAGCTGCTCTATACTACAGATGGACTACAGTGGCAACACCGTGGCCTTCTTTGTCCTCCCTGGCCAGGGCAAGATGAGGCAGCTGGAACAGGCCTTGTCAGCCGGGACACTGAGGCGATGGAGCCTCTTACTCCAGAAGAG GTGGATAGAGGTGTTCATTCCgaaattttccatttctgcctCCTATGACCTGGAAACCATCCTCCCGAAGATGGGCATCTGGGATGCCTTTAATAATAATGCTGATTTTTCTGGAATCACAAAGACAGACTTCCTGCAGCTTTCCAAA GTTGCCCACAAGGCTGTGCTGGATGTCAGCGAGGAGGGGACCGAGGCCGCAGCAGCCACCGCCACCAAGCTCATAGTCCGGTCAAAGGACAGCCCCTCTTACACCATCATCCGCTTCAATAGgtccttcctgctgctgctgaTAAACAAAGCCACAGAGGCCATTCTCTTCCTAGGGAAAGTTGAAAATCCAACTAAATCCTAG